A genomic window from Paenibacillus sp. FSL K6-0276 includes:
- a CDS encoding LysM peptidoglycan-binding domain-containing protein — translation MEEYGIFLGFNNQAEAFRLPVNPETLEIKESGDGKCYTIIDLGEINTIAYPKLTEITIESIFPAQRYPFVLVQEDGLKRPFEYVELIKKWMMSRRPIRFVFSGVSYADDTKKAGGKLNDAKKWLKQSSTSEDKSIEIDFGVNMAMSIEGFTWKLSAGTSGDIEYSLSLKKYVFYQAIAVKVVNDEVKVEQKRANETPKPTTYTLISGDSLWKVAKKMLGDGGRCEEIQKLNGIKDSELRKLPIGKVIKLP, via the coding sequence GTGGAAGAGTACGGGATTTTTCTTGGTTTTAATAATCAGGCGGAAGCATTCCGGCTGCCAGTCAACCCGGAGACCTTGGAGATTAAGGAGAGCGGGGATGGAAAATGCTATACTATTATCGATCTGGGTGAGATCAATACGATTGCTTATCCGAAGCTGACGGAGATCACAATTGAAAGTATCTTTCCGGCACAAAGGTATCCATTCGTATTGGTACAAGAGGACGGGCTGAAGAGACCCTTTGAATATGTGGAGCTTATTAAGAAGTGGATGATGAGTCGCAGGCCTATTCGTTTTGTATTCTCCGGGGTGAGCTATGCGGATGACACGAAAAAAGCTGGGGGGAAGCTAAACGACGCGAAGAAATGGTTAAAGCAATCATCGACTAGTGAGGATAAATCCATAGAGATTGATTTTGGTGTGAATATGGCTATGAGTATCGAAGGCTTCACTTGGAAGCTCAGTGCGGGTACTTCAGGGGATATTGAATATTCGTTGTCTCTCAAAAAGTATGTATTCTATCAGGCTATAGCTGTAAAGGTTGTCAACGATGAAGTGAAAGTAGAGCAGAAGCGGGCGAACGAAACTCCCAAACCTACTACGTATACCCTGATATCTGGAGACAGCCTATGGAAAGTTGCTAAAAAAATGCTGGGGGATGGCGGAAGGTGTGAAGAAATTCAGA
- a CDS encoding phage portal protein, with amino-acid sequence MSELSLFFAQNVACDTTEEFVVSQRFKDKEGNAVAWKLRSMNEDENQECRKAATRKVKGKNGVYTSEIEPNDYMAKLMTSSVVHPDLKNAELQRSYGVLGAETLLRKMLLPGEFAALGERVQALNGFGTDMNELVDEVKN; translated from the coding sequence ATGAGTGAATTAAGTTTGTTTTTTGCGCAAAATGTAGCATGTGACACGACCGAGGAGTTTGTGGTATCGCAGCGTTTTAAGGATAAGGAAGGGAATGCAGTTGCTTGGAAGCTGCGCAGCATGAACGAGGATGAGAATCAGGAATGTCGTAAAGCGGCTACCCGTAAGGTCAAAGGTAAGAACGGAGTATATACCTCCGAGATTGAACCGAATGATTATATGGCTAAGCTTATGACTTCAAGTGTGGTGCATCCGGATCTGAAAAATGCTGAGCTACAGCGTTCTTATGGTGTGCTAGGTGCTGAAACGCTGCTGCGTAAAATGCTGCTTCCGGGCGAATTTGCGGCACTTGGTGAACGGGTGCAAGCTTTGAATGGCTTCGGCACAGATATGAACGAGCTGGTGGATGAAGTAAAAAACTAA
- a CDS encoding phage tail tube protein: MAFLKASDTISGQEGRAYAVIGTQTEEMFYVKTLEATVEKTKAEVKTLGRRGVQHKATGWSGSGSMTIFYMTSRFRQMMLDYMNTGVDQYFDIEVTNEDPSSSVGAQRIILKGVNLDSVIMASLDTESDALEEEVSFTFEDVQIVQAFGAPAGSGN; this comes from the coding sequence ATGGCATTTTTAAAAGCTAGCGATACGATTTCCGGCCAGGAGGGCCGTGCGTATGCCGTGATTGGTACGCAAACTGAAGAGATGTTCTATGTGAAAACACTTGAAGCAACGGTAGAAAAAACAAAGGCAGAAGTGAAGACACTGGGCCGCCGTGGTGTTCAGCATAAAGCGACAGGATGGTCGGGCAGCGGTTCGATGACGATTTTTTATATGACTAGTCGTTTCCGCCAGATGATGCTCGATTATATGAATACAGGTGTCGATCAGTACTTCGATATTGAAGTTACGAACGAAGATCCATCATCTAGCGTGGGAGCACAACGCATTATTTTAAAAGGAGTGAACCTTGATAGTGTCATCATGGCCTCTCTGGATACAGAATCAGATGCGCTGGAAGAAGAAGTGAGCTTTACGTTTGAAGATGTGCAGATTGTGCAGGCTTTTGGCGCTCCGGCAGGCTCTGGAAATTAA
- a CDS encoding phage tail sheath family protein, whose translation MAGGTWTTQNKVRPGVYVNVASNQGAIGKMGERGITALALALSWGEPGVMMKITPQDDVNKLLGYDLEHLTLLPVREALKRAGTLLLYRLNDGVKAAVTNNGLQVTAKYGGVRGNDLSVVIEKNIENNALFDVKTLLNGTELNKQTVGTAEELVANDYVQFQKNGAEGLKLIAGMPLTGGANGTVTNGAHSDFLSALEVLEFQTVGLVSQDSTLKALYSSFVRRLRDTEGKKVQAVLSDYATAGHEGVISVKNGVVLSDGTTIDNNNAVAWVAGATAAAAVNQSLTYQGYDDSVDADVRLSHSETIAALLQGELLFTYSGGRAVVEQDINTFTAFSPDKGKAFSKNRVLRVLDGIANDLKRIFENYYIGKVANNEDGRALFWSQCATYMNELQDIGAIESFNAQTDVVVVAGADSDSIVLDVAVKPVDSVEKVYMKVKVV comes from the coding sequence ATGGCAGGCGGAACATGGACAACTCAAAACAAGGTGCGCCCCGGGGTGTACGTAAATGTAGCATCAAATCAAGGTGCCATCGGTAAAATGGGAGAACGCGGCATTACTGCTTTGGCTCTTGCCCTATCTTGGGGAGAACCTGGAGTGATGATGAAGATTACCCCGCAGGACGATGTAAATAAGCTACTAGGTTATGATTTGGAGCATCTAACATTGCTGCCAGTACGCGAAGCGCTGAAACGTGCAGGAACGTTACTGCTCTATCGTCTGAATGATGGCGTCAAAGCAGCAGTTACGAACAATGGTCTGCAGGTAACTGCTAAATACGGCGGTGTACGCGGAAACGATCTTTCTGTTGTTATTGAGAAGAATATTGAGAATAATGCTCTTTTTGATGTAAAGACACTGCTGAATGGAACTGAACTGAATAAGCAAACAGTTGGAACGGCTGAGGAGTTAGTCGCCAACGATTATGTTCAATTTCAGAAAAATGGTGCAGAAGGCTTGAAGCTGATCGCAGGCATGCCGCTTACAGGCGGGGCGAATGGTACGGTGACGAACGGAGCGCACAGTGATTTCCTGTCTGCTCTTGAGGTACTTGAGTTCCAAACGGTTGGACTAGTATCGCAGGATAGTACGCTTAAGGCGCTGTATAGCTCCTTTGTGAGACGACTGCGGGATACTGAAGGTAAGAAAGTGCAGGCTGTACTATCGGATTATGCGACTGCGGGTCATGAGGGTGTGATCAGCGTGAAGAATGGGGTAGTACTAAGTGACGGAACTACGATTGACAACAACAATGCTGTTGCTTGGGTAGCCGGTGCTACGGCTGCTGCTGCGGTGAATCAATCGCTTACTTATCAGGGATATGACGACTCGGTTGACGCTGATGTGCGGCTTAGCCATTCTGAGACGATAGCAGCTTTGTTGCAAGGAGAACTGCTCTTTACTTACAGTGGAGGTCGGGCCGTGGTGGAGCAGGATATTAACACGTTTACGGCATTCTCTCCGGATAAAGGCAAAGCGTTCTCTAAAAATCGTGTGCTGCGCGTGCTGGATGGGATTGCGAATGATTTGAAGCGTATTTTTGAAAACTACTATATCGGTAAGGTAGCGAATAATGAAGATGGACGGGCTTTGTTCTGGTCACAATGTGCGACTTACATGAATGAGCTGCAAGATATTGGGGCGATTGAAAGCTTTAATGCGCAGACCGATGTTGTCGTTGTGGCAGGTGCGGATAGCGATAGCATTGTGCTCGACGTGGCTGTGAAGCCGGTAGATTCCGTAGAAAAAGTATATATGAAAGTGAAGGTGGTTTAA
- a CDS encoding DUF6838 family protein, which yields MSVQQLREHITSALERYFPDVPVYVEGEKPQTAYFYPGLITATLDRQREGRYLAVYRLGIRYEQGSLLEAERMADKLSEAMAGMEQEGGSFRVVRQAWEAGVEGHGPLFTTDYMVYLQSEKPDSIRMGQMIGGERLK from the coding sequence ATGTCGGTACAACAATTACGAGAACACATTACGAGTGCGCTGGAGAGGTACTTTCCAGATGTGCCTGTATATGTGGAGGGGGAGAAACCTCAGACGGCTTATTTTTATCCCGGACTGATCACAGCGACTCTGGATCGGCAGCGGGAAGGCAGATATTTAGCGGTCTATCGCCTTGGTATCCGTTATGAACAGGGAAGTCTGCTGGAGGCCGAAAGAATGGCTGATAAGCTAAGTGAAGCAATGGCAGGGATGGAGCAAGAGGGTGGCTCCTTTCGTGTAGTTAGGCAAGCCTGGGAAGCTGGAGTAGAGGGGCATGGGCCGCTTTTTACGACGGACTATATGGTGTATTTGCAAAGTGAGAAGCCTGACTCTATTAGAATGGGCCAAATGATTGGAGGAGAAAGATTGAAATGA
- a CDS encoding ArpU family phage packaging/lysis transcriptional regulator codes for MMNLSALPELDRRRTQVTIESMLEKYRIFKTVTFEAKEASTTYSYTERFHGPTNTVTDQTAAIASYNVDIPAARRAFCSAIDSVVERLDTREQQLVRERYMKRDETYDYTIYNHVFDPPVSKDTYVKIRSKAFYKMALALTDLGLLSLHTLVTTAPRVKKEKISIT; via the coding sequence ATGATGAACTTATCAGCTTTACCAGAGTTGGACCGTCGCCGAACCCAGGTCACTATAGAGAGCATGTTGGAGAAATACCGTATTTTTAAGACCGTTACATTTGAGGCTAAGGAAGCTAGCACTACGTATTCTTATACAGAAAGATTTCATGGTCCTACCAATACTGTTACTGATCAGACTGCTGCGATAGCTTCTTATAATGTGGATATACCGGCTGCTAGAAGGGCTTTTTGTTCGGCGATAGACTCTGTGGTAGAGAGACTCGATACGAGGGAGCAGCAGCTAGTAAGGGAACGTTATATGAAAAGAGACGAAACGTACGATTATACGATTTACAATCATGTGTTTGATCCACCGGTAAGTAAGGATACTTACGTGAAGATACGCTCGAAGGCTTTTTATAAGATGGCATTGGCTTTAACGGATCTCGGATTACTGTCTCTCCATACCTTAGTAACTACAGCGCCCAGAGTGAAGAAAGAGAAGATTAGCATTACCTAA
- a CDS encoding helix-turn-helix domain-containing protein, translating into MKLEFGDYMKQLRETKGLTINQLAAAAGISGSQISRIENGLRGVPKPTTLRKIAEATGVPYEELMDQAGYLQEQALPSEEVVPEWATSKDKRDFRKMLEDDGELMFDGIPLDKEDKQRIKDVLTGLFWEAKQMNKRNKSNNT; encoded by the coding sequence ATGAAACTAGAATTTGGGGATTACATGAAGCAACTTCGCGAAACGAAGGGACTCACTATTAATCAATTGGCAGCAGCAGCGGGTATTAGCGGATCACAGATTTCACGGATTGAAAATGGTCTAAGAGGAGTTCCTAAGCCAACTACATTACGCAAAATAGCAGAGGCTACAGGCGTCCCGTACGAAGAGCTAATGGATCAAGCAGGGTATTTGCAGGAACAGGCCCTTCCAAGCGAAGAGGTTGTCCCAGAGTGGGCTACAAGCAAGGATAAGCGTGACTTTCGTAAAATGCTAGAGGATGATGGCGAGCTGATGTTTGATGGGATTCCATTAGACAAGGAAGACAAGCAGAGGATAAAAGATGTATTGACCGGCTTATTCTGGGAAGCCAAACAGATGAATAAGAGAAATAAATCCAACAACACTTAA
- a CDS encoding ImmA/IrrE family metallo-endopeptidase — translation MDELINNLIKKYKTNCPFELASALGIHIRFMNLGTGTKGLYYRKLRRRFIVIHNELPVEWQRFVCAHELGHDRLHKGINRFFLEESSYFSPGKLERQANLFAVKLLSTGSNPEQEESWKSYYLRIGIPPEVRFLLEE, via the coding sequence ATGGATGAACTGATCAATAATCTGATTAAAAAATATAAAACCAACTGCCCGTTCGAGCTGGCCTCAGCGCTAGGTATTCACATTCGTTTCATGAACCTTGGGACAGGCACAAAGGGATTATATTACCGAAAACTAAGAAGAAGATTTATCGTCATTCATAATGAGTTGCCAGTTGAGTGGCAGCGCTTCGTTTGTGCGCATGAATTAGGACATGATCGCCTTCATAAGGGGATTAACCGTTTTTTCCTGGAGGAAAGCTCCTACTTCTCTCCTGGGAAGCTTGAACGTCAAGCTAATCTCTTTGCCGTAAAGCTACTGTCAACAGGCAGCAATCCTGAGCAAGAAGAATCATGGAAAAGTTATTATCTACGGATTGGCATTCCACCGGAAGTCCGATTTCTTTTGGAAGAATGA